Proteins found in one Methanospirillum hungatei JF-1 genomic segment:
- a CDS encoding IS1182-like element ISMhu2 family transposase — protein sequence MSHRYNMIRGYGNEQQFLLPVNAMDWLSENDITYGILEILSILDISPFINKYRDDGRGSAFFDPRSMLGIIIYSMIRGEKSSRKIEMCCHYDIGYRIVANNLTPDHTTIYRFKKNNSKEIKSLFKQLSQIIVESGIARIGVLALDGSKFGCNASLSANKKLKYLEAELGRLFDESQEIDELENDDINIQDMEINRLPEHLSTKEKRKEVLNRAKEKLIERHDIESKKQEEKILDREKEELESGKKKRGRKPLEPKKEPSSDSKVNLTDPESQIMSTTNGWIQGYNGQIIVSENQFILAAMISDEQNDKKLLIPMLNELEDLFTGIHPSISPNILLSDAGYFSYPNSLAELDYGIQLIIPPSKERKIPEYSDNDGYISRMEMICRAICMGEIITFPELQSIGTFVWQSFMNREKQATTQEICKRVMEVRVKSPTGRELYRKRKYMVEPVFGNMKHNMRFRSFSQKGKENCEGEFFLAALVHNIKKLIRFEGIVKIKEFATNIIKPSRGSGFSYIFANTVCKVGIDTCRFIHQLVYFG from the coding sequence ATGTCTCATCGCTATAACATGATTAGAGGATATGGTAATGAACAACAATTTTTACTCCCTGTCAATGCGATGGACTGGCTATCTGAAAATGATATTACTTATGGCATATTAGAAATTCTTTCGATTCTCGATATTAGTCCATTTATTAATAAATATCGTGACGATGGTCGCGGTTCTGCCTTTTTTGATCCTCGTTCAATGCTTGGAATAATAATTTATTCAATGATTCGTGGAGAAAAATCTAGCAGAAAAATTGAGATGTGCTGCCATTATGATATTGGATATCGGATCGTCGCCAATAATCTTACACCTGACCATACAACGATCTATCGTTTCAAGAAGAATAATTCAAAAGAAATCAAATCCCTTTTTAAACAATTATCTCAAATTATCGTAGAATCCGGGATAGCAAGAATCGGTGTCCTAGCCCTCGATGGATCAAAATTTGGCTGTAATGCCTCTTTATCAGCCAATAAAAAATTAAAATACCTTGAAGCAGAGCTAGGTCGGCTTTTTGATGAATCACAGGAAATTGATGAGTTAGAAAACGATGATATAAATATTCAGGATATGGAGATTAACCGACTACCTGAGCATCTTTCAACAAAAGAAAAACGAAAGGAAGTTCTTAATCGGGCTAAAGAGAAATTAATTGAACGACATGATATCGAATCTAAAAAACAAGAAGAAAAGATTCTGGACCGCGAAAAAGAAGAATTAGAATCGGGTAAAAAGAAACGAGGTAGAAAGCCTTTAGAGCCTAAAAAAGAGCCATCTTCAGATTCAAAAGTAAATCTCACTGATCCTGAAAGTCAGATAATGTCAACCACCAATGGCTGGATTCAAGGGTATAATGGGCAGATTATCGTTTCTGAAAATCAATTTATCCTCGCTGCAATGATATCAGATGAGCAAAACGATAAAAAATTATTAATACCTATGCTAAATGAACTCGAAGACCTTTTTACGGGTATTCATCCATCAATTTCGCCTAATATACTACTATCTGATGCAGGTTATTTCTCATACCCGAATTCTTTAGCAGAATTGGATTATGGCATTCAACTCATCATCCCTCCTTCTAAAGAAAGAAAAATTCCAGAATATTCAGATAATGATGGGTATATCTCACGAATGGAAATGATATGTCGGGCGATTTGTATGGGAGAAATAATCACATTTCCGGAATTGCAAAGTATCGGGACGTTTGTTTGGCAATCTTTTATGAACAGAGAGAAACAAGCAACAACTCAGGAAATTTGTAAACGAGTTATGGAAGTACGTGTGAAATCCCCCACTGGTAGAGAGTTATATCGAAAACGAAAATACATGGTCGAACCAGTTTTTGGTAATATGAAACATAATATGAGGTTTAGGAGTTTCTCTCAAAAAGGGAAAGAGAATTGCGAGGGAGAATTCTTTTTAGCTGCATTAGTGCATAATATAAAAAAACTTATCAGATTTGAGGGTATAGTTAAAATTAAAGAATTTGCTACGAATATTATAAAACCGTCAAGAGGTTCAGGTTTTTCCTATATTTTTGCAAACACAGTATGTAAAGTGGGAATTGATACATGCAGGTTCATACATCAATTAGTCTATTTTGGTTGA
- a CDS encoding AAA family ATPase, with product MIIDEYDNFVNQLITLNQDRLYEEITSGDSFFRTFFKVLKEGRQTGSVANVFITGVLPITIEDLTSSYNIGTFLTLGSSFEHMLGFTQTEVNSLIDTIYQDYGIDPSTRKLVDEVIKSQYNGYHFVNTNIDAVYNPTMLMSFLREFCDQKIIPKNLTDLNLRTDLSWVKRITNRPENTEEILTDLIQSNTIPYEGVAPMINIMQDHK from the coding sequence ATAATAATTGATGAATATGATAACTTTGTAAACCAACTTATTACCTTGAATCAGGACCGGTTGTACGAGGAAATCACATCGGGGGACAGTTTTTTCAGGACCTTTTTCAAGGTGCTTAAAGAAGGCAGACAGACAGGATCTGTTGCAAACGTATTTATTACCGGAGTCCTCCCAATTACTATTGAGGATCTGACTTCCAGTTATAATATCGGAACATTTCTTACCCTTGGTTCTTCCTTTGAACATATGCTTGGGTTCACCCAGACTGAAGTGAATTCTCTCATAGATACAATCTACCAGGATTATGGAATTGATCCATCTACCAGGAAGCTGGTTGATGAGGTAATAAAAAGCCAGTATAATGGCTACCATTTTGTCAACACAAATATCGATGCAGTATATAACCCGACAATGCTTATGTCCTTTCTCCGGGAATTCTGTGACCAGAAAATTATTCCAAAAAATCTCACTGATCTGAACCTTCGAACAGATCTTTCATGGGTTAAGCGGATTACCAACCGACCGGAGAACACTGAAGAGATCCTCACCGATCTCATTCAATCAAATACAATTCCTTATGAGGGTGTTGCACCAATGATCAATATCATGCAGGATCACAAATGA
- a CDS encoding ATP-binding protein, with protein MMIQRTAGEKLKQLAIGFPAVAVIGPRQSGKTTLVRDIFPDIPYTLLEDPDTRRFAEEDPRTFLLQYTKTGAIIDEAQHVPQLFSYLQGIIDNKDTTGRFILTGSQNFLLMEKISQSLAGRIGILKLLPLSMDELHRNGIHKKNYEDYLYQGCYPRLYTDTIIPSDYYSAYVQTYLERDLRQLKQVQNLSLFQTFLRMCANRVGQIVNFSSLGNDCGINYKTAQDWLSLLETSFIVFLVRTHHKNFNKRLVQMPKLYFTDPGLAAYLIGIRSSEEILNHPMKGGLFETFIIGEFLKYRLNRGFESNLYFWRDKSGYEIDCLIDRAGTELIPVEMKAGRTISGDYFKNIEYWNRLSGQKPERSFVVYGGVTNQMRGQCHVLPYDSLGPIYDLL; from the coding sequence ATGATGATTCAGAGAACTGCCGGAGAGAAGCTGAAACAATTAGCCATTGGATTTCCAGCTGTTGCAGTAATCGGACCGCGTCAATCTGGAAAAACGACATTAGTCAGGGATATCTTTCCAGATATACCATATACGCTGCTTGAAGACCCGGATACCCGGCGGTTTGCTGAAGAAGACCCCCGGACTTTTCTTCTTCAATATACAAAAACAGGGGCAATTATTGATGAAGCTCAGCATGTTCCTCAGTTATTCTCCTACCTTCAGGGAATCATAGACAACAAGGACACGACTGGCAGATTCATTCTTACCGGATCCCAGAATTTCCTATTGATGGAAAAGATATCCCAGTCCCTTGCAGGAAGGATTGGAATTCTCAAGTTACTCCCCCTCTCCATGGATGAGTTACATCGGAATGGAATTCACAAAAAAAACTATGAAGATTATCTCTATCAGGGGTGCTACCCCAGACTTTACACCGATACTATCATTCCATCTGATTACTATTCCGCATATGTTCAGACATATCTGGAACGGGACCTCAGGCAATTAAAGCAGGTCCAGAATCTCTCATTATTCCAGACATTCCTGAGGATGTGTGCAAACCGGGTTGGACAAATTGTAAATTTTTCCTCACTTGGAAATGATTGTGGAATAAACTATAAAACTGCTCAGGATTGGTTATCGCTATTAGAGACATCCTTCATTGTATTTCTGGTAAGAACTCACCACAAAAATTTTAATAAAAGGCTTGTGCAAATGCCGAAACTCTATTTTACTGATCCCGGTCTTGCCGCCTATCTTATCGGAATCCGCTCATCTGAAGAGATTTTAAATCATCCCATGAAAGGCGGGCTATTTGAAACCTTTATCATCGGTGAGTTCCTGAAATACCGGTTAAACCGGGGATTTGAAAGTAATCTCTATTTCTGGAGAGATAAGAGTGGATATGAGATAGACTGTCTGATTGACAGGGCAGGGACTGAATTAATACCTGTTGAGATGAAAGCCGGAAGGACAATATCCGGAGATTATTTTAAGAATATTGAATATTGGAATAGATTATCCGGTCAGAAACCTGAGAGATCCTTTGTAGTGTATGGTGGTGTGACTAATCAGATGAGAGGTCAGTGTCATGTGCTACCCTATGATTCATTAGGGCCGATCTATGATTTACTCTAA
- a CDS encoding ATP-binding protein produces MNALEIHNNYKYNDYECNYIKFYGRQDELSLLTMLHEKAPSFAVITGRRRIGKTELIKEFLKGKDGIYLYVDPHKNIDILIAEYTSYIREVLSLPQYISFPTPEAFLEFLFGIERPFIVVFDEFQRFLDIYPAFISQLQNMWDLKGKESHLFLIASGSSVGMIQKIFIDTKAPLFRRADSIITLKPFQASECFSILDDLCVNNREEKLRLYLLFGGIIYYYHILEKYGCHSFEEALDRVILSNLAPLSQEMSAMLIEEFGGGHTTYYEILGALADGRSTQKTIADLTHIAPSSLPPYLTELSDILGIIEYRVPVTEERFHSKMGRYLLKDPFIRFYCRYIYRNMTLYQHGRYDLLKQKILDEWNDFAGWQVEEMVRELLVPRLATDYERFGSWWNRRGDEIDLLAIGSAGSLAVEIKNRELSYEDTEIILKNLEVKTGMVKRLTYPVTLGIAARTVEGRDIFTNKGVKVFELNELI; encoded by the coding sequence TTGAATGCCTTAGAAATACATAATAATTATAAATATAATGATTATGAATGTAATTATATAAAATTTTATGGAAGACAGGATGAGTTATCACTGTTAACCATGCTCCATGAGAAGGCACCCTCATTTGCAGTCATAACCGGCCGGAGACGTATCGGAAAAACAGAACTTATTAAGGAATTTTTGAAAGGGAAGGATGGCATATACCTGTATGTTGATCCTCACAAAAATATTGATATCCTGATTGCTGAATATACCTCATACATTCGAGAAGTCCTTTCCCTTCCTCAATATATCTCATTTCCAACTCCCGAAGCCTTTCTGGAATTTCTCTTTGGGATTGAAAGACCATTTATCGTAGTTTTTGATGAATTCCAACGTTTCTTAGACATTTATCCCGCTTTTATTTCACAGCTTCAGAACATGTGGGATCTAAAGGGGAAAGAATCACATCTCTTTCTCATTGCTTCAGGTTCATCAGTCGGAATGATACAGAAGATCTTTATCGATACTAAAGCTCCTCTTTTCCGTCGGGCAGACTCAATTATCACCTTAAAGCCATTCCAGGCATCTGAATGCTTCTCCATTCTTGATGATCTTTGTGTCAACAACAGGGAAGAAAAACTACGATTGTATCTCCTCTTTGGTGGAATAATCTATTATTATCACATACTTGAGAAATATGGTTGTCATTCTTTTGAAGAAGCCCTGGATAGAGTGATTCTGAGTAATCTCGCTCCTCTTTCTCAGGAGATGAGTGCCATGCTGATAGAAGAGTTTGGTGGGGGTCATACGACATACTACGAGATTCTTGGAGCACTTGCAGACGGGAGATCTACCCAGAAGACGATTGCAGATCTGACTCATATTGCTCCAAGTTCTCTCCCCCCATATCTCACCGAATTATCAGATATTCTTGGCATCATTGAATACCGGGTGCCGGTAACTGAGGAGCGGTTCCATTCAAAAATGGGAAGATATCTCCTGAAAGATCCGTTTATCCGGTTTTATTGCAGGTATATCTATCGGAATATGACTCTGTACCAACATGGAAGGTATGACCTCCTGAAACAAAAAATCCTGGATGAATGGAATGATTTTGCCGGATGGCAGGTTGAAGAGATGGTCAGGGAATTATTGGTTCCCCGGCTTGCTACTGATTATGAACGGTTTGGATCCTGGTGGAACAGGCGGGGTGATGAGATTGATCTTCTTGCAATAGGGTCTGCTGGATCACTTGCTGTGGAGATAAAAAACCGGGAGCTGAGTTATGAAGATACGGAAATCATCCTGAAAAACCTTGAGGTGAAAACCGGTATGGTGAAGAGATTAACATATCCGGTAACCCTGGGCATAGCTGCAAGGACTGTAGAAGGGAGAGATATATTTACGAATAAAGGGGTTAAGGTTTTTGAACTGAATGAGTTAATCTGA
- a CDS encoding IS1182-like element ISMhu1 family transposase, with the protein MYNTIGRDFEQLYLLPEDIRDWVPSDDFCHILIDLISILDLSPLYKEYREDGQGAAFYHPEIMTGLIIYSYFNGVRSSRQIENKCRYDVGFRIVTRNSLPDHSTISRFIKKNSSFIGQLFIPVLTLLNEAGLINNVLLALDGTKLKANASLGSNMPYEKIEGEIQKYLKEVQEKDDVEDRLYGPDKSGNEVPDDFKTHSKRIKRFIQAKERLEAEHKEKSQKKEEKIAQREEEERESGKRKRGRKPKKPAKNPDEQSLANTTDPDSSIMKSGPGCIQGYNGQIIVNQDGYILVPFLSNSPVDYRLLQPCYERLEEIAQLTGLSLEYLNLLTDAGYWSYENYLYMKQQDIGFLCSTCHEPDIFSIRGLERSLLELERISDQLFDGICSIPTLASIGDWCTRNLIQDDNIPTPASIAKGIMEVTMTPYGAKKTYSQRKTIVEPAFGWIKENRNLRKLQRRGISHCQDEWSLICLTQNLRKVCSRGELKKFRELILQKKRHIICNKGVGIRIPYSILSDALSSLGRMIGDNFLKMLIRKSTYQKFSKF; encoded by the coding sequence ATGTATAATACGATAGGTCGGGATTTTGAACAACTTTACCTTCTCCCTGAGGATATTAGAGACTGGGTTCCGAGTGATGATTTCTGTCATATATTAATTGATTTAATCTCAATTCTCGACCTATCCCCATTATATAAGGAATACCGGGAAGACGGCCAAGGTGCGGCATTTTATCATCCAGAAATAATGACTGGTTTGATCATTTACTCATATTTTAATGGAGTTCGTTCAAGCCGTCAAATAGAGAATAAATGCAGATACGATGTAGGATTTAGAATAGTAACCCGCAATTCTCTCCCAGACCATTCCACAATCTCGCGATTTATCAAGAAAAACAGTTCTTTTATTGGACAACTTTTCATTCCAGTATTGACTCTCCTTAATGAAGCAGGATTAATCAATAACGTCCTTCTCGCCTTGGATGGAACAAAACTAAAGGCGAATGCTTCACTTGGATCGAACATGCCATATGAAAAGATTGAGGGAGAAATTCAAAAATATCTAAAGGAAGTCCAAGAAAAAGATGATGTCGAGGATCGTCTTTATGGCCCGGATAAATCAGGTAACGAGGTTCCCGATGATTTTAAGACTCACTCAAAAAGGATAAAACGATTCATTCAAGCAAAAGAACGACTTGAGGCTGAACATAAGGAGAAATCCCAAAAAAAGGAAGAGAAGATTGCCCAAAGGGAGGAAGAGGAGAGAGAGTCTGGAAAAAGGAAACGAGGTAGAAAACCTAAAAAGCCTGCAAAAAACCCTGATGAACAAAGTCTTGCAAACACTACAGATCCTGATAGTTCAATAATGAAAAGTGGGCCTGGTTGTATTCAAGGATATAATGGCCAGATAATTGTAAACCAGGATGGCTATATTCTGGTTCCGTTTTTAAGTAATTCACCCGTTGATTACAGATTACTTCAACCATGTTATGAAAGATTAGAGGAAATTGCTCAATTAACCGGCTTATCGCTTGAATATCTTAATTTACTTACTGATGCTGGTTATTGGAGCTATGAAAACTATCTGTATATGAAACAGCAGGATATTGGATTTCTCTGTTCTACATGCCATGAACCAGATATTTTCAGTATTAGAGGCCTCGAGAGAAGTTTACTTGAACTTGAACGAATTTCCGATCAACTTTTTGATGGCATTTGCAGTATTCCAACGTTAGCATCTATTGGTGATTGGTGTACGAGAAATCTCATTCAAGATGATAATATTCCAACACCCGCTTCTATTGCTAAAGGGATTATGGAAGTGACAATGACTCCGTATGGTGCCAAAAAGACATATTCACAACGAAAAACGATTGTTGAACCCGCATTTGGATGGATTAAAGAAAATCGCAATTTAAGAAAATTGCAGAGAAGGGGAATATCACATTGTCAGGATGAATGGAGTTTGATTTGTTTAACACAGAATCTTCGGAAGGTCTGTTCAAGAGGGGAGTTGAAGAAATTCAGAGAACTGATCCTGCAAAAGAAGCGGCATATTATCTGTAATAAGGGAGTGGGTATTAGAATACCTTATTCAATATTGTCCGATGCATTATCATCTTTGGGCAGAATGATCGGAGACAATTTTCTAAAGATGTTGATAAGAAAAAGTACTTACCAAAAATTTTCCAAATTTTAG
- a CDS encoding NosD domain-containing protein, with translation MITTFFCIGLITGIFHVSAQLSDSGIFGVQNIGIPLIPGHSGSDYIFIGDYSDGQIRILAPGLYYCTDNMRTTSEDYAIRLENQSVTLDGSGHQVMGSGGFCDGVQILPESYQCIIRNFSLISDFYHGIYSEGEYAFIHNNTIRNASAHGIQSRGNYSQIHFNTVEDTGDVCIFSYGDNSSLYHNYVFRGRNGILNHGNHADISRNYAINNYRYGIAAGGVYVGPDPGDTGKGYYTIMKDNIALMNGYSGLISYMPHGVVHDNIAIQNSRAGIDTTARSNNTTLSGNMVVNNSLGIRISDQARDLIVRHNRITAHTQADLFILQNNSCGYGAIFDNYFGSLVHLDGAGHIENITWTNPNGPTPGKNIISGPFIAGNYWSNPDGNGWSDIQAPSVTGYSQVPYEVKSGQGVYDTAPLVRIGHNVSSFADEWTIIHPIGNITYPRYSDPYYITQAKPGAVLNNLRVDGFLNASAPSYTFSSIDQDHIIETNGSPEQDQVHVRFTYSPSVGNYPLKVQFTDNSIGSPNSWYWQFGDGSNSTEKDPEHIYMIPGRYSVSLRAFNDITGGNSVCNNCITVL, from the coding sequence ATGATTACCACGTTTTTTTGCATCGGTTTGATTACAGGCATCTTTCATGTTTCAGCCCAATTAAGTGATTCAGGTATCTTTGGAGTTCAAAATATTGGAATACCGCTTATACCTGGTCATTCTGGTTCTGATTATATATTCATTGGTGATTATTCGGATGGGCAGATTCGGATCCTTGCTCCGGGTTTGTATTACTGCACAGATAATATGAGAACCACATCAGAAGACTATGCAATCCGACTCGAAAATCAGAGCGTTACACTGGATGGAAGTGGCCACCAGGTCATGGGTTCTGGAGGATTTTGTGATGGTGTGCAAATCCTGCCAGAGAGTTATCAGTGTATTATTAGAAATTTCAGTCTGATTTCAGATTTTTACCATGGTATTTATTCTGAAGGTGAATACGCATTCATACATAATAACACGATCAGAAATGCATCAGCCCATGGTATTCAATCAAGAGGAAATTATTCACAGATACATTTTAATACGGTTGAAGATACTGGTGATGTTTGTATCTTTTCATATGGTGATAATTCATCTTTATATCATAATTATGTCTTTCGGGGGAGGAACGGGATATTAAATCATGGAAATCATGCAGATATCTCAAGGAACTATGCTATCAATAATTATCGATATGGGATTGCTGCTGGAGGTGTCTATGTAGGTCCTGATCCTGGTGATACAGGAAAAGGGTACTATACGATCATGAAGGATAATATTGCCCTCATGAATGGGTATAGTGGATTGATCAGCTACATGCCGCATGGGGTTGTTCACGACAATATTGCCATTCAGAATTCTCGAGCTGGAATAGATACAACAGCTCGTAGTAATAATACGACTCTTTCAGGAAATATGGTGGTGAACAATTCTCTCGGTATCAGGATATCTGACCAGGCACGAGACCTCATCGTACGACATAATCGTATCACCGCTCATACACAGGCTGACCTCTTTATTCTTCAGAATAACAGTTGTGGGTATGGTGCGATATTTGATAATTACTTTGGGAGCCTTGTGCATCTTGATGGAGCAGGGCATATAGAAAATATCACCTGGACAAATCCGAATGGACCGACTCCAGGTAAAAACATCATATCAGGACCATTTATTGCAGGTAATTATTGGAGTAATCCTGATGGGAACGGCTGGTCTGATATCCAGGCTCCATCAGTGACCGGGTATTCGCAGGTTCCCTACGAGGTGAAGTCTGGCCAGGGTGTGTATGATACCGCTCCACTAGTCAGAATCGGTCATAATGTGTCATCTTTTGCTGATGAATGGACAATTATCCATCCCATTGGAAATATCACCTATCCCCGGTATTCAGATCCATACTATATAACACAGGCAAAACCCGGGGCTGTATTGAATAATCTCCGGGTAGATGGATTTTTGAATGCATCGGCTCCTTCTTATACCTTTTCATCTATTGATCAGGATCATATCATAGAAACGAATGGCAGCCCTGAACAGGATCAGGTTCATGTCCGGTTTACGTACTCACCCAGTGTTGGGAACTATCCTCTGAAAGTGCAATTTACTGATAATTCAATTGGAAGTCCGAATTCCTGGTACTGGCAGTTTGGTGATGGCAGTAATTCAACAGAGAAGGATCCGGAACATATATATATGATTCCTGGACGGTATTCGGTTTCACTCAGAGCGTTTAATGATATAACTGGGGGTAATTCAGTCTGTAATAATTGTATTACCGTTCTATAG
- a CDS encoding PKD domain-containing protein → MDGLHSGLIKTIICVGLVLLLGGLIPVMAEEQPDLHHKMFNSGVKSSLFLEDRDVNYSREKIPSEMSNYGPRMETRQENTSLFSTAGIPVVERNWQRSVGGSDDEGIWSVLHTNDGGYLIGGYTYSTDGDVTGNHGWDDAWIVKLGPAGNLLWQKCLGGTDFDSARSTIQTSGGGYLVTGFTDSNDGDVSGNHGWSDMWALKTDSSGNLVWQKCLGGTDDESSRSVIETTDGGYLLAGYTWSDDGDVSGNHGLSDYWIVKIDNLGNLIWQKCFGGSEYDHAYSVIETSDGGYLVAGYSYSTDGDVSENHGNSDYWVIKIDKSGNLIWQKCLGGSDFEYAHSVIETSDGGYLIAGYSYSNDGDVSENHGNSDYWVIKIDKSGNLIWQKSLGGSDDDHAYSVIETSDGGYLLAGYSWSDDGDVSGNHGYADYWVVKLDNSGNLIWQQCLGGSDYDGAYRVVQNTDGRYFIGGDSESNDGDVSGNHGWSDIWVTLVSPMHSISASSDPWSLVHPYGTKSYVEGTNALYLTQGKPGAILEDVQVDEVSQGNISHYTFTDINDTHSINTTGTPVPGQIHVIFTISPQSGSVPLTVEFNDTSIGGPSSWYWQLGDGTSSPLQNLTHTYTIPGTYTVSLRAYNSQTGGYGVCNDCIQVNS, encoded by the coding sequence ATGGATGGGCTACATTCAGGACTAATAAAGACAATAATCTGTGTGGGTTTAGTACTCCTTCTGGGAGGGCTCATTCCTGTTATGGCTGAAGAACAGCCTGACCTGCATCATAAGATGTTTAATTCAGGAGTAAAAAGTTCGCTCTTTTTGGAAGACAGGGATGTAAATTACTCCCGAGAGAAGATACCGTCTGAAATGAGTAATTATGGTCCAAGAATGGAAACCCGGCAAGAAAATACTTCACTCTTTTCCACTGCCGGAATCCCGGTTGTAGAGCGGAACTGGCAGAGATCAGTAGGAGGATCAGATGATGAAGGGATCTGGTCCGTTCTTCATACAAATGATGGGGGATATCTAATTGGAGGGTATACATATTCAACAGATGGGGATGTCACTGGAAACCATGGATGGGATGATGCCTGGATTGTGAAACTGGGTCCTGCCGGCAACCTTCTCTGGCAGAAATGTCTGGGCGGTACTGATTTTGACAGCGCACGTTCTACCATTCAGACTTCTGGTGGCGGATATTTAGTGACCGGATTTACGGATTCAAATGATGGTGATGTCTCCGGCAATCATGGCTGGTCAGACATGTGGGCTCTGAAAACCGATTCCTCAGGTAATCTGGTTTGGCAGAAATGCCTTGGTGGAACAGATGATGAGAGTTCTCGTTCGGTCATTGAGACTACTGATGGCGGGTATCTTCTTGCCGGATACACCTGGTCAGATGATGGGGATGTTTCAGGCAATCATGGGTTGTCTGATTATTGGATTGTTAAAATCGATAACCTCGGCAATCTGATCTGGCAGAAGTGTTTTGGTGGTTCCGAATACGATCATGCATATTCAGTCATTGAGACATCTGACGGGGGATACCTGGTTGCAGGATATTCGTATTCCACTGATGGCGATGTCTCCGAAAATCATGGCAACAGTGATTATTGGGTAATAAAGATTGATAAATCCGGTAATCTGATCTGGCAGAAATGTCTGGGTGGTTCGGATTTTGAGTATGCACATTCAGTTATTGAGACATCTGACGGGGGATACCTGATTGCAGGATATTCGTATTCCAATGACGGCGATGTCTCCGAAAATCATGGCAACAGTGATTATTGGGTAATAAAGATTGATAAATCCGGTAATCTGATCTGGCAGAAGAGTCTAGGTGGATCAGATGATGATCATGCATATTCAGTCATTGAGACTTCAGATGGCGGATATCTGCTTGCCGGATATTCCTGGTCAGATGATGGCGATGTCTCTGGAAATCACGGATATGCTGACTATTGGGTAGTAAAACTTGATAATTCCGGTAATCTGATCTGGCAGCAATGCCTTGGTGGATCAGACTATGATGGTGCATATAGAGTAGTTCAAAATACTGATGGCAGATATTTTATTGGAGGTGATTCAGAATCAAATGACGGTGATGTTTCTGGAAATCATGGCTGGAGTGATATCTGGGTTACATTGGTCTCTCCAATGCATTCCATTTCCGCTTCGTCTGATCCTTGGTCGCTTGTCCATCCGTATGGGACAAAATCATATGTTGAAGGAACGAATGCACTGTATCTGACTCAGGGAAAACCTGGTGCCATCCTTGAAGATGTTCAGGTGGATGAGGTTTCACAGGGGAACATCTCACATTACACCTTTACTGATATCAATGATACCCATTCGATTAATACAACTGGAACGCCTGTACCTGGCCAAATTCATGTGATATTTACTATCTCTCCACAATCCGGAAGTGTTCCTCTAACAGTCGAGTTCAATGATACTTCTATAGGAGGACCTTCATCTTGGTACTGGCAGTTAGGTGATGGAACGAGCTCTCCGTTACAGAATTTGACCCATACCTACACCATTCCAGGAACATACACGGTCTCTCTCCGGGCTTATAACAGTCAGACCGGTGGATATGGAGTATGTAATGATTGTATCCAGGTAAATTCTTAA